In the Salvia miltiorrhiza cultivar Shanhuang (shh) chromosome 8, IMPLAD_Smil_shh, whole genome shotgun sequence genome, aacCTTGCGTTCTTCTTCTCCGTTCATTTTCTTTTGTACCAGTTTCTTCGATCTATTGTGAACGCCGATCATTTGCTcaacaagtggcgccgtctgtggaaaGACGAAGATCGGCGCATAGATTCAAGGATGTCGACGGCAAAGATTGCGACTGATTGAATCGCGGCGAAGAAAATCAATCGAAGAGACCGATTGGGGAAATTTGATCGGAGAGGCAGCAATTTCTAATCGAAAAGATTTCTAAcgtaaagaaaagaaaattgcCATGGTGAAAGGTGAGATTCGCAGGGAAGGCGGAAGAAGGTCGATCTGACAGATCGATAATGAGAATCTCACGAGGAGCGAATGCAGATCGCTCTTCTCGGTGATATCGTGGGGTGGTGGCTCCGCGGAAATTGCCGGTGCTCTAGGAATGCTAGGTGCGTTCCTGTTTCACCGCCGTTCCACGGAGGCGAGACGTTGGCGTATCGGTGCGGGTGCTTTAAGGGGTTCGCCGGTGATGGATTTCTAGACGGAGTTGGCTGCCGGAAAGCTTTGGCTAGCGCGGCTGATCGGATGGTTAGCAACAACAATATTCAAGTAAGAGGTTTTCACCGCAAGAACCTTATGGGAATCAAGATAAAGATTTCTTGGTGCAGCAATTCTGAAATTGGATGCGAAGAAAAGAAGTTTAAGAAAGTTATTTTCAGAGAAGATGTGGATTTGGTAAGGAATCTGGAAAAGAGAGAAAGCAGTACGAATGAGAGTAGTACGTGCTGGTTACGAGCAAGAGAGGGATTGAGATCTCGGGTCTGCTTTTCGAAACTCGATCAATTCTTTTGTGGAAGTAAAAGAGTAACGGAGATGGCGTTGGACGGCCAAGCAGTTGTCGTTTTGGTCCGAGTGTCCTGACGGTGCGGTGAAGGGTGTTCTCAGCCCGTTGGCGCGGTGAAGTGAGTCCACGGCCATTTGTCGTTGTAGTCCCTTGTTACTCATCTCTGAAGTTTTGGAGAAGCTTGTTCTGTCATCGGATGGCCgatgggcagagctgaggctggTTTTTTTCTTGGATCCTTGAGAGTGtcatgttataagattaaagaTTATTGATCACGAGTGTTTCTCGGTGAAAGAGATAGTTCTTGAAGAGTTGATGGAGTTGATTAACTGGAGAATCAAGAGGTCAAGAATGCAGTGGAAGATGCACGGAAAGGAGATGAAAAGAAGCATAAGTCCGGTGGAGAGACTTGGAGCTACGGTTCTCTTGTGTTGCTGTATATTCTTGGATGGAGCATCTTGTTGGCAGCTGGTGACTATATATTATTTAAGAGAGAACTGAGTAGATCCCATGATTCTTATATTTTGACTATGATACCACTAGAGTTAAggtggagtttttttttttttttttccaacaaTTTGAGGAGAGATCGAGCAGATGGAATACTCTGTAATGTTGAGAATTGGTGGAGTTTACATGGTTGAGTTTTGCATGGGGATAAGTTCATTCTCTTAGTTGAATATATAATGGAGTTATCGGTTTGCTGTTTGGAGAAGTGGTTTTGTGTTTGATTGATGATAGATGGTTTAAAAAGGTGGAGATTGTTGCATATGTGTCTTCACAGCTCTGcttagcagagcagagctggcagagctgagtaGAGCAGAGCTGGTAGAGCTGAGCTTAGCAGGGCTGAGCAGAGCAGACCTGGCAGTGCCGAGCTTAGCAGAGCTGAGCTGAGCAGAGCTGGAATATCAGAGCTTAacatagcagagcagagctgacagaGAAGAGCTGAGCTTAGCAGAGCTGAGCAAAGCATAGCTTAGCAGAACAGAGCTGGCAGAGCTTAGCATAGCAGAGaatagcagagcagagcttagCAGAGCtgatcagagcagagctagcaGAGCAGATCTGCTCTTAGCAGAGCTGAGCAGAACAGAGCTTAGCCGAGCTGAGAAGAGCATAGCTGAGCTGAGCAGAGTAGAACTAACAGAGCAGAgcttgcagagcagagctggtgGATCTTGAAGTTTTGCCCgcctcgccagagcagagctgaccaagGCAGCTTTGACTactttggtcagctctggctgccttgCGTTTAGGTGAAGTGGAAAATTAAGGTTATGTGGCAGCTACGTTGGATCAGAGCTCCATCAGAGATCGTCGGAAAATGGACGCGGGAGAAAATTGCAATGAatttttcaattcatggatttgtgttcaaattttcgaaaaagtatatggttttttcggcaattaaccctaaaaaaaatagttcatggaaagttttgAAATCGCACcgaagttcatggtttttcacggcattaaccctattttttttaaatttataatctcttaatcaaataaataaaattcacacTACATCGATGAAACTCATCAATGACCTCTTGTAAGAAAGAGACTTTAATGCCTCAATTTTATCGCTTGAGCTAGGTTTCCTTAACGCCATGCAAGACTTCAAGTGTCGGAAAATATCACATCAGAATATAATTACGAAATATCAAGAATCAGTTGACTTCACAAGAACAAAAAACAACAACATGAATTTCCAACCAGAAACTCAAAATCATCATCGTTTCTAACATAAATACAAAAAAGttcaagaacaagaaaagaGTTCTTATCTCTTCTTGGTCTTCTGCTTTGACCTTGCTTTCGATTTCGAGTCAAAGTGATGAGCCTTGAGCTTCTTCTTGCGCATTATGGTTGGAGCACCGCCGCCACCAGCACCTTCTCTAAAAGGCATTCCCATGAGAGCCAGCAATCTGTGAGCTTCTTTGTCCGTGTTAGCTGTTGTCTCAATGCAAACATCCATTCCCCTCGGCTTGCCAAGTAGGTCGAAACTGAGCTCTGGGAACACAGTCTGCTCGCGGAAGCCAATGCTGTAGTTGCCATTTCCATCAAAGCTATTGGCGCTCACCCCTTGAAAATCACGCGTCCTAGGAAGTCCCAAGTTGATGAGCCGATCAAGAAAAGAGTACATCACCTGTCGAAAACAAATGAAGTTAAAGGGGAGAGTCGATGGTTAGCTCAAATGTGGTATTTCTTTCATAGCTTTACAACAGGTGAAATATCATAGGCAACAAGACACACAAAGGCAATTATCCAGGTGATGACACCGATTACCATCAGGTGGTTTGTCATCGTCCCAGAACTTATAAGTCCTCACTCCTCCTAAGAATGGCTGCGGTCCAGGTAGCTAAGGATCCAAGAACTTCGGTCCTTTAATTGCCATTGTTCCAAGACATACCACAATAGATCCATGATGCCCCGAAAAAAGGCAAGAATGTGACATTTATTTTCATAACCACTCGTGCCTTTTCCTGTGACAACCCTAATTGGAGCACTAAGTGTTTAGTTTCTAACATGCATTCTACATTCAGTAGGAGCAAACAAGGTCGGTTGGACTAGACAGATATATTGTACCTTTTATCATCATTTATTATGCCATATATCTTCATATTTCGTGTAAAAGTAAACGATAACCAGGTGCACAAGCACCTCAAACTCCACAACCCTTGTTTTTTTTATCTAGTACCTCTGTTTGCCACTAGGTCAGTCAGTTTTACTTGGAATACCAATAACACTATAAATCACTATGATATAACATGTCAATCTCTTATAACTTTTATGGCGTACAAACAAACACTCGAGGAGAGAAAGGAGTGATGCAATGGGAATAATATCTTACACTGCCTCTTAGGGTGCAAGCGATCCCAAGGGGTTGTCCTTCTCTAATCTTAAATGTGGCAATGGCCTTCTTTGCTCTTGTCTTGATCGGCCTTTGCCCAGTAATAAGTGCCAAATCATTCATAGCTGCATCCAAACCCTTCGCATTTTGGGCAGCCTCTCCAATTCCACAGTTCACCACAATCTTTTGGACTTTGGGGACCTGTACATTCACAGGATAAGATCAGAAAAGCACCCTAAATGTAAAGAATAATCTAAATTTCTAACATCAGCTTTCAATGGTGCCTTGGTCAAAATTACCGTTCTTACAAATCTATCAACAGCAGTAAGAAGATTTAAACACACTGAATAGCATCATCTGAATAGATTATGACTTTTACCCGATTTTCTATAAATACAGAAATGTAACATAATTGGATCGGAAGTTGTGCTCTACGAGTATTCAAAATCCCTCAAAACTCAATTGCCAGCCATGCTCAACGATCCTTTCATAGTCAGTTTTACTGAAATCTATTCATGAAAGTTGATGATCCGTGTTTAGCTTTGCACAATAAGAAACTAACAAGCGTGAGCATGAATTGTTGAAAGAAGCCAAACATATCAATATATGAATCAGAATAAATTTCCGAACACAGATATTCATACATCAAATGGCTAGCTAATTATTTAACCATTGTATTTACCAATTCCTACACATTCAGATATAAATTAGCAGCCGCATTGTCGGTTCTCGAAATTGAACTAGTCACGCACACGAATACAGAAATCACTAGTACCTGGAACACCTTAAACTAAAACAATCAGCCAAAATTCGACAGAAACTCGAGAATTGCACTGCATTTACCTGATGAACATTGGTGTAATTGAACTCTTCTTTGAGCAACGGCACAATTTTCTCGATGTAAGTGGTCTTGAGCCGGTTGACTTTCTCGGCTTCGGTTTTCTCGACCAGGACGACCGACGACGCCTTGACGGAGAGACCGCCGGAGCGAACACCGGAGAAGTTGACGGACGGAAGCCGGACGGAGAACTGGCCATGAAATGCCGACGCCGTGGAGTGCAATAGCGCGGGAGATAACGCCATTGTAGGTGTGGCGGAGTTGGGGATTGAGTTTGAAGCTGCAATTTCTATTTTTCGTGGGTTTTGTGTGGATGAGGATAAGAACGGCCGTTAAATTTTACCATCAAGGGCAATACTTTTTACCTTTGTTTTTGTGAGTTTTTATAAGGTTAACAACTATCATTGGCTACAAATTCAATAAACTCATACTCGATTCTCactattgaagtgtcccacattgaaTTGAAGATAGTGGCACGAGCCACTTTAAATAGTGAGGCAACCATCTCCCTTATAAGGcattttaagggaggaatgagccaaatatccatttctaactcTGGTATCAGAGTCAACCCAAGCCAATGATCCAATGATGCCCCCAATGAATGAgctcaatatccatttctaacactCCCAATCCAATGATGCCCCCAATGGATGAGCTCAATATCCAGAGTCAACCCAAGCCAATGATCCAATGATGCCCCCAATGAATGAgctcaatatccatttctaacactCCCAATCCAATGATCCAATGATGCCCCCAATGAATGAgctcaatatccatttctaacactCTCTAATCAACGCGACACTCTACTTTGCTCGATTAttagaacattaaaaaaataagtcgTAGTATTACTTTActcataaatttttattttttgaagaaaatataatagatAGAATCACTTTGCTCGATGAttagaacattaaaaaaataagtcgTAGTATTACTTTActcataaatttttattttttgaagaaaatataatagatAGAATCAtgattaatgaaaatatttatatctTAAATAGAAAGATTCATTTCatatcttttataaaataaagtgGCCATGTCTACGTTAGTTAGGATCTTGATTAGCGGATATCAATTATATTTGTTTCCAAAATTATTgcagtaaaaaaagaaaaagaaaatctatataattaagggtaaattaggaataattatattttttaaattaagtaATAAATTTTTAAGGGCATTAACATATTATGTGTGTTTAgcattactaaaaaaaaaaaattctctttagTTATGAAAGTTGTAGCCCTAAGGAAAGACAGAAGGGCAGAGAGAAAGGAGGCTTTGCCCACTTCCAAAATTAAatctttttttcatttcaatTCTTGTTACTTTGGCTTCAATAATCAAGTGCCTCTCAACCACATTTCATGCTTCTCATCCCCACCACTTCCTCCATTTCCTCATGCTTCATCATTTGATCAAAACTGCAATTCTTGAATATCATATCCCACCTTCACAACAACAAAACTACTATACTCACAAAaaataaagagtaaaaaaaatgtTCCCACGTAAGGCATAAATGTCTAGGTCCATGCTAGTGTTCATtgcctctctctttctctctctagggAGGAAACATTGTGGGACAGTACAAATCAGTAAAAAAAGAATTCACTTTacataaaggaaaaagagaagATTTTGCACCTGATATGAAAGGCAAAAAGAGCCCCAAAAAAAAGGCATTGATATCATGAGAGAGAAATGGATTGCTTGGTTTGGCATCTTAGGTGAGATAACAGCTTAAGCACAAATTTGAGGCAACTTAGAAGCATTTGATTCCTAATCATTAAGGATGAAGAAAAAGGGTTTCTGGTTCTCTCATCCAAAAGCATATCTTGACTTTGGTTGTGTGACAAAAGGACAattctttttgtttatttattgctGATTGAaaaatagttggacaaaaaaaCAAGAAACATCCCTTTGTAAACTAGAATATATACCATTACATATGTTTAATATTAAGAGAAAAGGCTTCTACTAGAGTATGTAATGTCACATGAAGGCCTACTTTCTATATCTAAAACTTACTTGAGCTCTTGTGGAAGCAAAGATAGAGGAACTTAGGTGGCAAGAGACATACAAATAAGAGACTTATTGATTTGAGATGTTTTGCTGTGGAAAAAGAATGTGATGTGCTGGTTGACAAAGAAAGGAACCGTTAATTCCTCAAGGGTTGGTAAGAAAATGCTTCTACtaaattttggatttttggACAGTGTTTGCAGTTAAAAAATAACATGTAATGGGATGTTGGGCAGTTAGGTGCCTTACAAATTGGTGTATCATCATCTCTTTATAGCTGGACTCTCTGCCTAAGCACTCCTCTTCCCCTTTTGTTGTCTCTAAACTTCGTTGCAGCCAACGTCGTGTTCCTGAATCATGATTCATGCATCTGTCTGACTCTCTGGTAAGTGTTGCTGCACTCTTGAATTGTAGAGTATTGGTGAAGGCGAAATTAAGAAGATGAAACGACGATGAAGGAAACCATTTTGATGAGGGTATTGTTGTGCAAGATCCAGTGTCCATTGATGTGCTTCTGCAAGCCCTCTGCTGCTCATCTTTACACTTCAAAGCCATTGAAACTGGAAAGTGCTCCACGCGCCGTTGCTTCAACAGTTTATGCTGTTTCTGGCGTCAAAGAAGAAGGGCGTGTTGTTGATGCGAAGCATGAAGCTGAGACTGCGAGAAAAAGCTGCATACGGAAGCTCTGCCCTCGCCCCGACTCCACCAGACAGGttgggaagaagaagaagaagaaagtgcaGTGGATGGACCACTTGGGGGAGGAACTTGCAGAGATCAGGGAATTTGAATCAAGGTTTATTACTCTCTGTCTCAAGTTTTTTTCAATTTCCTATTTGATGATTCCATAGTTTCAAGATTACACATTTTGGGAATATCACAAGTCATATCAAGATGGTCTCTGAGATTCTTGATCTCAACCTCTCTTCTCAGTGACTCAGGAGATACCGATAACGAAGAAGAAAGCAGCCGTTGTCTGTGTGTCATTCTCTGAGGCTGCTGCTCTCCGTCTCCGGCTCACGAGAGAGATAGATGTGTTGATTCAATCTGTGTTTTTGGCCAACCAAGAATCTATCAACACTGTGTAAGTAATCATCCATCATCAATTCTTTGTAACAAATTAAGATGAAATCCCACATCAATGGCTACTGTAATATAACCAAACTCAACCAATTTGAATCATTGTTGTTACATTCAATTTAATGCTTGTGTGCAAGAAACAGAAAGTGCTATACACCTTGAAGGAAACAAAAATTGTTTTGTTGATGAATCTCTCAACTAAAACTATACATAGCGTCGCTCTTTCTGCTAGTTTTAGTAACAATCTTTGTCATTTCTTGTTGAACCCAAATAGAGATTTGATGGCGTTGATGGCATTCTCATTGATGAAAGACTCATCATATTTCTTCATAAGAGGCTCAAACTCCTCCGATTTCCTGATGTTGTCGAGGTCAGGATCTGCTCGAATTCTCTGCGGCAAACAAGTTGTTGTGAGTGAATAGTGGTGGGAATGAGATGTTAGAAGATTCTGACAACTCATTTAACCTTAAAATCTTCAAATCCTGCTTCCATAGCATCCTTGAGAGCAGATAGTCCAGCTTGTATCTGCATTCACCAAAACAATGATACGAAGACAACAACGAGACAAGACAAGACAAGACACCATATGTAGTTCCATCAAAGCACTACCTGATCAAGGTTTGCATAGCAGCAAGCAACATTGTAACTTGCTATTGAAGCCTCATTCGGATCCGGTTTTGACCCTAATACCGACTCAAACTTCTCCAAAGCCTCCTCATACTTCCCACTCCTACATTTTCAACAACAACAGAAACATACATTACTAGCTAATCTGTTGTATAGGAGGAAGATGAGCTCTTGAAGTTGCTCACTTGTAAAGCTTGAGCCCTTCGCGaagctccctctctctctgttcCTTTTGCTCTTTCTTTCTCAAGTAGTTTTGCATCTGCACCCATTGAAGTTGGTGTTGTTGCACATCACATCACATCACATCACATTAAATTACATTACATTACTAGTTCAAGAAAAGGAATGATTTCATTGCTACTCACTTGGATTTCCCTAACTTTGTTGCTAACAACACCAGAATTCCTCTCAAATCTGATAATTTCCTTCTCTGTCAGCTCACCCGTGTAATCCGTCTTTCCTATACATCATATATTAGGAATTAGGGCTTGGTTCATTCACaataaatcatataattaagGACTCTGATTTGAAGGATTTGATAAGGAATGAAGAAAAATAACCATATCTCTTCTGCATTTTCATGAGCAGTGGACCAATTCGTTGTCGGATAGTGTACATTGTTCTTCCATATTCAGCAGCAGGCCATATTTCTTCCC is a window encoding:
- the LOC130999590 gene encoding uncharacterized protein LOC130999590 isoform X2 encodes the protein MHLSDSLIQCPLMCFCKPSAAHLYTSKPLKLESAPRAVASTVYAVSGVKEEGRVVDAKHEAETARKSCIRKLCPRPDSTRQVGKKKKKKVQWMDHLGEELAEIREFESSDSGDTDNEEESSRCLCVIL
- the LOC130999590 gene encoding uncharacterized protein LOC130999590 isoform X3, whose product is MHLSDSLCPLMCFCKPSAAHLYTSKPLKLESAPRAVASTVYAVSGVKEEGRVVDAKHEAETARKSCIRKLCPRPDSTRQVGKKKKKKVQWMDHLGEELAEIREFESSDSGDTDNEEESSRCLCVIL
- the LOC130999590 gene encoding uncharacterized protein LOC130999590 isoform X1: MKETILMRVLLCKIQCPLMCFCKPSAAHLYTSKPLKLESAPRAVASTVYAVSGVKEEGRVVDAKHEAETARKSCIRKLCPRPDSTRQVGKKKKKKVQWMDHLGEELAEIREFESSDSGDTDNEEESSRCLCVIL
- the LOC130999588 gene encoding 50S ribosomal protein L5, chloroplastic-like, which gives rise to MALSPALLHSTASAFHGQFSVRLPSVNFSGVRSGGLSVKASSVVLVEKTEAEKVNRLKTTYIEKIVPLLKEEFNYTNVHQVPKVQKIVVNCGIGEAAQNAKGLDAAMNDLALITGQRPIKTRAKKAIATFKIREGQPLGIACTLRGSVMYSFLDRLINLGLPRTRDFQGVSANSFDGNGNYSIGFREQTVFPELSFDLLGKPRGMDVCIETTANTDKEAHRLLALMGMPFREGAGGGGAPTIMRKKKLKAHHFDSKSKARSKQKTKKR
- the LOC130999589 gene encoding protein MET1, chloroplastic, with product MASSSYTSLCSSPTLPTRLSPSPSPKQSLCFLLNLNHTKATSSLTNSCSLHLLKPSILAAKASETNAETSKEQEEDKYEEYEVEIVQPYGLKFAKGRDGGTYIDAIAPGGSADKSGKFTVGDRVLATSAVFGEEIWPAAEYGRTMYTIRQRIGPLLMKMQKRYGKTDYTGELTEKEIIRFERNSGVVSNKVREIQMQNYLRKKEQKEQRERELREGLKLYKSGKYEEALEKFESVLGSKPDPNEASIASYNVACCYANLDQIQAGLSALKDAMEAGFEDFKRIRADPDLDNIRKSEEFEPLMKKYDESFINENAINAIKSLFGFNKK